Proteins encoded in a region of the Pelobates fuscus isolate aPelFus1 chromosome 11, aPelFus1.pri, whole genome shotgun sequence genome:
- the LACTBL1 gene encoding putative beta-lactamase-like 1 isoform X2 — protein MDGLPAKDLDACIFELGKENTTENHLQLRRSGPDSQSSGKKGLTRRSKMKVKWTHLGLVFFFLLSVAMTGCFIWQYKLPKQESTPVLKEKDPPTVRMCPRYPDPVPLDHPIPILKEALEKVDKLLRNKIQIPGLPTMSAIVTYNDTVLWTGNFGKKNGSDPSSASPNEYTIYRIASISKIFPTLMMYKLWEEGEIASLDDPLERYLSNFSIKNPLGRVRSSDQKYMDGLAFLQKGAQPMKPSGVTLRRMASQLSGLPRRLRSTNLLWKGTMEQAVDLLKDDVLVADPGTKCHYSNLAFSLLAHVLAEQTSEGDYQRWVADNILDRLGMEDTGFDITPPILAQMAVGYYSSGQLAPLYDLGWYRPTGQMYSTAADMAKLAMVLMGTYHRRILEADTLKTMLTPLFRCSSNYFANKTGTPWEVNEKYGYDIIRKDGDLDGYSATFSMIPKLLLSFTVLMSGRRPQDEDIVSKTYNYLIPALEKAFREADKRLNPTPNPIPYVGYYTYANLTFYEIKAGPSGVLSMQQFGPHIEELITEIYRTIRLHYLEERIFQVVFDKEYPCTLNLGSASVSLEIQDHQIFNFYLFDAQGLSTGFDVPGLNTYNVHRITHKPVFFHE, from the exons ATGGACGGGTTACCTGCCAAG GATTTGGATGCCTGCATTTTTGAGTTGGGGAAGGAGAACACCACAGAAAATCATCTCCAACTGAGAAGAAGTGGTCCAGACTCCCAG TCATCGGGCAAGAAAGGACTAACACGGAGGTCAAAGATGAAGGTTAAATGGACCCACCTTGGGCTGGTGTTTTTTTTCCTGCTCTCCGTGGCAATGACCGGTTGCTTCATCTGGCAATATAAACTGCCCAAGCAAGAATCTA CACCTGTGTTAAAGGAAAAGGATCCTCCCACGGTTCGGATGTGTCCACGTTACCCAGATCCTGTGCCTTTAGATCACCCGATTCCCATTCTGAAAGAGGCTCTGGAGAAG GTGGATAAACTTTTGCGAAATAAAATTCAGATTCCGGGGTTACCTACCATGTCTGCGATTGTCACTTATAACGACACGGTGCTGTGGACAGGAAACTTCGGGAAGAAAAATGGATCGGACCCTTCCTCTGCCTCACCCAACGAGTACACGATTTATCG GATTGCTAGCATCTCTAAGATTTTCCCCACGCTCATGATGTACAAACTATGGGAGGAAGGCGAGATTGCGTCATTGGACGACCCTCTGGAGCGCTACCTGTCCAACTTCTCCATCAAGAACCCTTTAGGGCGAGTAAGGTCATCTGACCAGAAGTACATGGATGGATTAGCATTTTTGCAGAAAGGGGCGCAGCCTATGAAACCGTCAGGTGTCACTCTGCGAAGGATGGCAAGTCAGTTGTCAG GGCTGCCACGGAGGCTTCGTTCCACAAATCTCTTGTGGAAAGGTACCATGGAACAGGCAGTTGACCTGTTGAAGGATGACGTTCTAGTGGCTGATCCTGGAACAAA GTGTCATTATAGTAACCTGGCATTCTCATTACTGGCACATGTATTGGCCGAGCAGACATCAGAAGGAGACTATCAGCGCTGGGTAGCAGATAATATTCTGGACCGTTTGGGCATGGAAGACACAGGATTTGACATCACACCTCCTATCTTAGCACAGATGGCAGTTGGCTACTATAGCAGTGGCCAGCTTGCGCCACTTTATGACCTGGGCTGGTATCGTCCAACTGGTCAAATGTATTCAACAGCAGCAGATATGGCTAAACTAGCCATGGTGTTAATGGGCACCTACCATCGCCGGATTCTGGAAGCAGACACATTAAAGACGATGCTGACCCCACTTTTTAGGTGTTCTAGTAACTACTTTGCTAACAAGACAGGTACTCCATGGGAAGTAAATGAGAAATATGGTTATGACATTATTCGGAAAGATGGGGATTTGGATGGTTACTCTGCTACGTTTTCTATGATCCCTAAACTCCTCCTGAGCTTCACTGTTTTGATGTCCGGGAGGAGACCTCAAGACGAGGATATTGTATCAAAAACATATAATTACTTAATTCCAGCTCTGGAAAAAGCCTTCAGAGAGGCAGATAAAAGACTAAACCCAACACCAAATCCTATCCCCTACGTCGGATATTACACTTATGCAAATCTGACTTTTTATGAGATCAAGGCTGGACCCAGTGGGGTTTTGTCAATGCAACAGTTTGGACCTCATATTGAAGAGCTGATTACAGAAATTTACAGGACCATTCGTCTCCATTATTTGGAGGAGAGGATCTTTCAAGTGGTTTTTGACAAGGAGTACCCCTGTACTCTGAACTTAGGGTCTGCCTCTGTCTCCCTTGAAATTCAAGACCACCAGATATTTAATTTCTATCTATTTGATGCTCAGGGTTTGTCTACTGGGTTTGATGTTCCTGGTCTCAATACGTATAACGTGCATCGGATAACCCACAAGCCTGTTTTCTTTCATGAGTGA
- the LACTBL1 gene encoding putative beta-lactamase-like 1 isoform X1 — MCGFLSEFRLDLDACIFELGKENTTENHLQLRRSGPDSQSSGKKGLTRRSKMKVKWTHLGLVFFFLLSVAMTGCFIWQYKLPKQESTPVLKEKDPPTVRMCPRYPDPVPLDHPIPILKEALEKVDKLLRNKIQIPGLPTMSAIVTYNDTVLWTGNFGKKNGSDPSSASPNEYTIYRIASISKIFPTLMMYKLWEEGEIASLDDPLERYLSNFSIKNPLGRVRSSDQKYMDGLAFLQKGAQPMKPSGVTLRRMASQLSGLPRRLRSTNLLWKGTMEQAVDLLKDDVLVADPGTKCHYSNLAFSLLAHVLAEQTSEGDYQRWVADNILDRLGMEDTGFDITPPILAQMAVGYYSSGQLAPLYDLGWYRPTGQMYSTAADMAKLAMVLMGTYHRRILEADTLKTMLTPLFRCSSNYFANKTGTPWEVNEKYGYDIIRKDGDLDGYSATFSMIPKLLLSFTVLMSGRRPQDEDIVSKTYNYLIPALEKAFREADKRLNPTPNPIPYVGYYTYANLTFYEIKAGPSGVLSMQQFGPHIEELITEIYRTIRLHYLEERIFQVVFDKEYPCTLNLGSASVSLEIQDHQIFNFYLFDAQGLSTGFDVPGLNTYNVHRITHKPVFFHE; from the exons ATGTGTGGCTTTTTATCAGAATTCAGACTG GATTTGGATGCCTGCATTTTTGAGTTGGGGAAGGAGAACACCACAGAAAATCATCTCCAACTGAGAAGAAGTGGTCCAGACTCCCAG TCATCGGGCAAGAAAGGACTAACACGGAGGTCAAAGATGAAGGTTAAATGGACCCACCTTGGGCTGGTGTTTTTTTTCCTGCTCTCCGTGGCAATGACCGGTTGCTTCATCTGGCAATATAAACTGCCCAAGCAAGAATCTA CACCTGTGTTAAAGGAAAAGGATCCTCCCACGGTTCGGATGTGTCCACGTTACCCAGATCCTGTGCCTTTAGATCACCCGATTCCCATTCTGAAAGAGGCTCTGGAGAAG GTGGATAAACTTTTGCGAAATAAAATTCAGATTCCGGGGTTACCTACCATGTCTGCGATTGTCACTTATAACGACACGGTGCTGTGGACAGGAAACTTCGGGAAGAAAAATGGATCGGACCCTTCCTCTGCCTCACCCAACGAGTACACGATTTATCG GATTGCTAGCATCTCTAAGATTTTCCCCACGCTCATGATGTACAAACTATGGGAGGAAGGCGAGATTGCGTCATTGGACGACCCTCTGGAGCGCTACCTGTCCAACTTCTCCATCAAGAACCCTTTAGGGCGAGTAAGGTCATCTGACCAGAAGTACATGGATGGATTAGCATTTTTGCAGAAAGGGGCGCAGCCTATGAAACCGTCAGGTGTCACTCTGCGAAGGATGGCAAGTCAGTTGTCAG GGCTGCCACGGAGGCTTCGTTCCACAAATCTCTTGTGGAAAGGTACCATGGAACAGGCAGTTGACCTGTTGAAGGATGACGTTCTAGTGGCTGATCCTGGAACAAA GTGTCATTATAGTAACCTGGCATTCTCATTACTGGCACATGTATTGGCCGAGCAGACATCAGAAGGAGACTATCAGCGCTGGGTAGCAGATAATATTCTGGACCGTTTGGGCATGGAAGACACAGGATTTGACATCACACCTCCTATCTTAGCACAGATGGCAGTTGGCTACTATAGCAGTGGCCAGCTTGCGCCACTTTATGACCTGGGCTGGTATCGTCCAACTGGTCAAATGTATTCAACAGCAGCAGATATGGCTAAACTAGCCATGGTGTTAATGGGCACCTACCATCGCCGGATTCTGGAAGCAGACACATTAAAGACGATGCTGACCCCACTTTTTAGGTGTTCTAGTAACTACTTTGCTAACAAGACAGGTACTCCATGGGAAGTAAATGAGAAATATGGTTATGACATTATTCGGAAAGATGGGGATTTGGATGGTTACTCTGCTACGTTTTCTATGATCCCTAAACTCCTCCTGAGCTTCACTGTTTTGATGTCCGGGAGGAGACCTCAAGACGAGGATATTGTATCAAAAACATATAATTACTTAATTCCAGCTCTGGAAAAAGCCTTCAGAGAGGCAGATAAAAGACTAAACCCAACACCAAATCCTATCCCCTACGTCGGATATTACACTTATGCAAATCTGACTTTTTATGAGATCAAGGCTGGACCCAGTGGGGTTTTGTCAATGCAACAGTTTGGACCTCATATTGAAGAGCTGATTACAGAAATTTACAGGACCATTCGTCTCCATTATTTGGAGGAGAGGATCTTTCAAGTGGTTTTTGACAAGGAGTACCCCTGTACTCTGAACTTAGGGTCTGCCTCTGTCTCCCTTGAAATTCAAGACCACCAGATATTTAATTTCTATCTATTTGATGCTCAGGGTTTGTCTACTGGGTTTGATGTTCCTGGTCTCAATACGTATAACGTGCATCGGATAACCCACAAGCCTGTTTTCTTTCATGAGTGA